Proteins encoded in a region of the Solanum dulcamara chromosome 9, daSolDulc1.2, whole genome shotgun sequence genome:
- the LOC129902206 gene encoding rho GTPase-activating protein 7-like isoform X4, with translation MSASLAAFERPRIGTSNTVFKSGQLFISSKGLGWKSWKKRWFILTRTSLVFFKNDPSTLPQRGGEVNLTLGGIDLNNSGSVVVREDKKLLTVLFPDGRDGRAFTLKAETLEDLYEWKTALEHALAQAPSAALVMGHNGIFRNDTGDSIEGSFHQWRDKRPVKSLVVGRPILLALEDIDGGPSFLEKALRFLEKNGTKVEGILRQSADVEEVERRVNEYEQGKTEFVLEEDAHVIGDCVKHVLRELPSSPVPASCCTALLEAYKIDRKEARVNAMRSAIHETFPEPNRRLLQRILKMMHTISSHASENRMTPSAVAACMAPLLLRPLLAGECELEDDFDVSGENSAQLLAAANAANNAQAIITTLLEEYGNIFDDDNLHRCSISADSQIVNSGSEESSDDENLDMEDNGFHDAENEVDPDSDDDRERVLSGKLSESSGSAASDLYDYKDFGSDDSDVESPRDSSVQGVTLKRTVDTQPHEASNVPFSEQLERCGNEVDGPCELAGSESQQSMGEILSSMNPPHGISGPDSCADKPSSKLTPSNLNVKRSTFWGRSNARKTPSAESIDSSGEEELAVQRLEITKNDLRHRIAKEARGNAILQASLERRKQALHERRLALEQDVARLQEQLQAERDLRAALEVGLSMSSGQLSGTRGMDSKTRAELEEIALAEADVARLKQKVADLHHQLNQQRQHHYGSLSDACERFQNGPNHNSQLKFFQQDFDTTLAFCNHERRQRRIAGCRYEECQRTSTDIWGQ, from the exons GATTAGGTTGGAAGTCTTGGAAAAAGCGTTGGTTCATCCTTACACGTACATCTCTGGTCTTTTTCAAGAATGATCCT AGTACACTTCCACAGCGAGGAGGTGAAGTGAATCTAACTTTGGGAGGAATTGACTTGAATAATTCAGGGAG TGTTGTTGTTAGAGAAGATAAAAAGCTTTTGACCGTACTATTTCCTGATGGACGTGATGGGCGAGCTTTTACTCTTAAG GCAGAGACATTGGAGGATCTGTATGAGTGGAAGACAGCCCTGGAGCATGCTCTTGCACAAGCACCAAGTGCTGCTCTTGTTATGGGACACAATGGCATTTTCCGGAATGACACTGGTGATTCTATTGAAGGGTCTTTCCATCAAT GGAGGGATAAACGCCCTGTTAAATCTCTAGTTGTTGGAAGACCGATTTTGCTCGCCTTAGAAGATATAGATGGAGGCCCATCATTTCTTGAAAAGGCACTAAGGTTCCTTGAGAAGAATG GAACCAAGGTCGAAGGTATATTGCGACAATCTGCAGATGTGGAAGAAGTGGAGAGAAGAGTAAACGAGTACGAACAAG GAAAAACTGAATTTGTTCTGGAAGAGGATGCTCATGTAATTGGTGACTGTGTTAAG CATGTGCTTCGTGAGCTTCCATCTTCTCCTGTTCCTGCGTCCTGCTGCACTGCTTTGTTGGAAGCTTACA AAATTGATAGAAAGGAAGCTCGGGTTAATGCTATGCGCTCTGCCATTCATGAGACATTTCCTGAACCAAACAGGCGCTTATTACAGAG AATTCTGAAGATGATGCATACAATTTCTTCACATGCATCTGAAAATCGGATGACTCCATCTGCTGTTGCTGCTTGTATGGCACCATTGCTTTTACGCCCTCTTTTAGCGGGGGAATGTGAGTTGGAGGATGACTTTGATGTTAGTGGAGAAAACTCTGCTCAGCTTCTTGCCGCCGCTAATGCAGCCAATAATGCCCAGGCTATTATTACGACACTTCTTGAGGAGTATGGGAATATTTTTGAT GATGATAATCTTCATAGGTGCTCTATTTCAGCAGATTCTCAAATTGTAAATAGTGGGAGTGAAGAGTCGTCAGATGATGAAAATCTGGACATGGAGGATAATggttttcatgatgcagagaatGAGGTTGACCCAGATTCGGACGATGACCGTGAGCGTGTATTGAGTGGAAAATTAAGCGAAAGCAGTGGCTCTGCTGCCAGTGATCTTTATGATTATAAG GATTTCGGCAGTGATGATTCGGATGTTGAGTCTCCTAGGGATAGTAGTGTACAAGGAGTGACATTAAAACGAACTGTAGACACTCAGCCCCATGAAGCTTCTAATGTTCCCTTCAGCGAACAGCTGGAAAGATGTGGAAATGAAGTTGATGGTCCTTGTGAATTAGCTGGTAGTGAGTCTCAGCAATCTATGGGTGAAATACTCTCATCTATGAATCCACCTCATGGTATCTCTGGACCTGATTCGTGCGCAGACAAGCCTAGCAGCAAGCTAACTCCTTCTAACCTGAATGTCAAAAGGTCAACCTTTTGGGGGAGAAgcaat GCTAGAAAGACGCCATCAGCGGAATCAATTGATTCCTCTGGAGAGGAAGA GCTTGCCGTACAGAGACTTGAGATTACCAAAAATGACTTGCGCCATAGGATTGCAAAGGAG GCAAGAGGAAATGCAATTCTGCAGGCTAGCTTGGAGAGACGGAAGCAAGCCTTGCATGAGCGTCGTTTGGCTCTTGAACAAGAT GTTGCAAGATTACAAGAACAGCTACAAGCTGAGAGGGATCTAAGAGCTGCACTGGAAGTTGGTTTGAGTATGTCTTCTGGACAATTGTCGGGCACTCGTGGTATGGATTCCAAG ACTAGGGCCGAGCTCGAAGAGATAGCCCTGGCAGAAGCAGATGTGGCTAGATTAAAGCAGAAAGTTGCTGACTTGCATCATCAACTTAATCAGCAACGGCAGCATCACTATGGCTCACTATCTGATGCTTGTGAGCGGTTTCAAAATGGGCCAAACCATAATTCTCAATT GAAGTTTTTCCAGCAAGATTTTGACACAACACTGGCTTTCTGTAATCATGAAAGAAGACAAAGAA